Within Aspergillus oryzae RIB40 DNA, chromosome 2, the genomic segment acttcccTTACGATTCACTCCCCCCGCCGTCGAAAATTTTCTAAATTCCTTCGCTTCCCCGGGATCTCGTCCGGGACCTCTTTTCCCAGGCCCCTCCTGGGAGAAGACGAATCAGTCCTCCTTAATTCCAAAGGAGAATGGTTTCTGCGCCATGGGGCACCTTCAGCAGCAATCGCCGATGATCCCGCTATCGTCCCCCGCGGACCCCTCCGTGCCCACCATGATAAAGAAAGACCGCCTCGCTCGCGACGAGCTGTCGCTTCTATCCTTGACTCCTCCAGACGTGATAAACTCTGCGTTATCAACTACAAAGGATGGCCATGCTGATGCATCGGTATCCACCGCCATTCATGTCATTTCCACAGAGCGCGCCGCCCTAGCGCACTTGGAACGTCTTTATGAAACAAATGCGTTGGCGCAAGAGAGTCTTGCCCGGGCGGTAAGCCAGATTGCTCGCAGCGTGCGGAGTGGAGGAAAATTGGTATGCTGCGGTGTAGGAAAGAGTGGAAAGATTGCCCAAAAGCTCGAGGCAACGATGAATAGCCTGGGTATCTACAGCGCATTCTTACATCCAACGGAAGCATTGCATGGAGACCTGGGCATGATTAGACCGGTGAGTGTCAAATTATGATAGTGAATTATATGGACAGGCTTATTTGATACTCTTATACAGCAAGATACcctgttgttgatttctttctcgggGCGCACGCCTGagctcctgctcctgctccctCATATCCCCTCAACGGTCCCAATAATCGCCATAACTTCTCACCTCCACCCGTCCACATGCCCTTTATTGTCGTTTCAACCGTCCGACATGGGCATCCTCCTACCAGCACCCATTcacgaggacgaggagttATCCATCGGCGTATGCGCCCCAACCTCGTCTACGACGGTAGCCCTGTCACTGGGAGATGCCCTGGCTATCGCCACCGCCAGACGACTACACACATCTCCAGGAAGAGGCCCAGCAGAGATCTTCAAGAGTTTCCACCCCGGCGGAGCCATCGGCGCCGCATCGAACGTCCTCACGCCAATGAGCATGTCCACCGCCTCATTCCCCTCCACAACTTCAGACGACCTCTCCAGTCAACAGCAGTCCGTCGCCTCGCTCCCCCAGTCAGAGGACACCCAACGCATAATCGACAAGCTCGTCCCCATCGACCAAATCCCAGCAGTATCTACATCCACTGGCACCATCCGTCTCCTAGATATCTTGCTCACAGCCATCCAACACCCCACCGCCAAGTCCTGGGTCCATCTGTCTCCGTCCGAAATAATCCCACCCCGACATCTCCGCTCCCTTTCGCAAACAAACTATGTAGACATGGACACGTCCGCGCTAGCCTCTCTCGGCCTCCCGTTTTCCGTACCCCGGGATGATTGGCTCCGGCTCCCTAGCTCGACCTCCCTCGACGATGCGCGTCGGCTAGTTTCGGAATCTACCGCTGCTGCGGGGGCCGTCATAGCCGTCATGCAGGACGAGAATCCCGATGCTTGTTTGGGCTTCTTTGAAGCGGAGGATCTGTGGGATGGTTGTGACTAATTTCCTCACTCTACCTGTTTATACACTCTGGTGATTCGGCTTTGCCTCCTCCAGTACATATCTATGTATATGGTTTTGATGAGACATGGGTCTTTTGTCTGCTATTATATGATGTTTATGAATAACGCCCTGTTTTGGattgtttgatttttgaAGCTGATAGATCTAGTCGCCTTTCCCCCCTCATCACGATAGATTTCTTCTGGTCCTGTTGCTGAAAACCATGCTGGTATATATCCTGCAATTTTATACATTGCGTCATCGCTGCGCTTTCAGTCATATTTTGAAAGCTATGCTATCGCCGTGTTCTGAGCACTTTACAAGTATATATTCATGAACTCTGGGAATGTAGTATAGTCCATTTATTCTTAAGAACTAGATCTACCATGATCTATCAAGGATTTATCAGTACAGGAGTCGTGTCAGGGGTATAAAtagaaaaccaaaaaaagaaacaaagtaaAGGTAAAGAGCAGCCAACGAAGACATAAACTCTATGGTATGTTCAGCGCATTATTCGTGACACTTGCCCAAGAACAAAATCTGGATACAGCCAAAATAAGGGGAATTTTTCGGACCAAGACCGCAGCTGTAGGAAGTGGGGAGAGTGACTCGCCAGGCACGGACACCAGACACTGCAGACATGTCCGTCGTGGCCCCACAGCTAAAGAATGTCTAGCTACAAGCGCCCCCAGGTATCCAACAACTGCGGTgcaagggagaagaggggaggtGGACAGTAGCACCTCTAGGTAATGAATGTGGCCGGCACGGGTACGGGTCGCTTGTGGCTGCTATTGTACCCCCCAAAATAAGGAACAAGGGATTTCCTCATAGCGCGCTAAGCTCTCAGCAACTGGGCTCTTCCCACCGCGTATAGCAGAATGAGGCTGATCCGTACTCATGTGTAGTTAACGGGACTAACAAGATTGCAAGGTCTGAGGGTATCAACCTGACTTGCTAGGCTCctgtttccccttccctttgTCGGATGTGGAATTGGCTGTCGTGTTATCGTCCCCATACAGGCGGTGCTGTTCGATATAGCGGATGACCGGCACCGGGATTAGGTAACGGACGCTCATCTCACGTCTGAGGAAAAGACGAATTTTGGTGCTGCTGACATCGTTCTGAATCAGCTGTTGAATCACATGGATATTGTCCTTCCACGGCTGCAAGGCAGCAAGCGCTTCATCGATGTCTGTTCCGCTGCGTTCAACAATGAAAGACTAGAGGGCAACATTAGCGGGGTCCATGACTCATCCAATGTAGGCATATTGTACGTACACCGTATTTGCCAAGGATGTGGTCCAAATCTTTTTCACTCCATACTCCTGGAGTCGACATGGTATGGATCAGATCAGCTCCGGCCAGCAGAGCGATGCGTACGTGCTTCCGTGTGCCGTCTGCGGCTTCAATTCCCTCTCGGACAGTGTTGATCTCGTGGTCGAAATGATCAAGCACGACGGCAGTTGGTTGGTATGCCTTCTGCATTGGCTCCCATGTATCAACCATTAACCAGTCGGAGGTTTGTTCCACTGCAAGTTGGCACATAGCGACTCTAAACCCGACCAGTTTGGGTCAGCTTAGTGTTTCTTAGGGTATAGATAAACCGGtgaaccagaaaacaaagtAGGATACGCTTGGGAACTGATAGTGGGGAGAATGTTCTTACCGGTGCTCTGCAGCGGCCAAACCAGCCTTGCGATAGGCATCCGACACCGGCGAGAGATATCCGCCGATGAGTTCGAAGTTCGAGCTGAACTTGACGTAATCGGCTGCCATTTCGAACATCCGCAGATGCAAGTAAGTGATGGGCGAGAAAGAACCACAAGCGACCAGTAGCAAAGGAGTCTTTTCCGGATCATCCATCTTGCGCTTCAGGCGGAGTTCCGGAAACTGATAGTCCTCCATGGGTGCCGGGGGAATATGGGCGGGGGGCTGATGGACATCCTCCCCATGCCCACCGGTGATGTCAGTCATACTTGCGGATTGAGATAGTGATCTCAGAACGATATAACCAGGGCTCGAATGGATGTTTGTATGTAGCGCGATATGGGACGGGGTGGATAAGGAGTACCAAAGATTCAAAAGAgatgggaaagaaagaagaaggggactTTTGAATGGATGATGGAAGGCGACTGAACCAAAAGCCTTTCAGAAAATCATTTGCCGGCGGTTTAGTCAGACCCGCGCGGGGAAAGGAATTTATTACGGTATTGGTATGTATCCGGCGGGGAAGCAAAAGAATTGAGGAACATCTACTTGAGGGGGAAAATCAGTACCTCGGCGACTGATCACATCATTTCTCCAACTCTGTTCTGTACTATTTTGGTATGAATCGGAGTTGGCTGAGTACCACCTGGGAACTTCCCGGTATGAATTTACCAATAAAGCGGCCCAGGCAGGATTAGGCAACTGTATGCACTCTGTCACAgaaagtactccgtaataaTACGGAGGAATAACTGGGGACTTCCGATTCTCTCACCGGGGACCGGTCTAGATTATACTACTAATACTACTAGAAGTTGTTTCCGATTCCCTTTCATTGCTTGAATCTCGCAATTGTTTCCAGAATGTCTCTGACCCACGTCCCAATCGAATGGGACATCTCCTTCAGTTAATTGAGCACGTGAATAtattgtactccgtacccttgGTGGATTTATCCACAATGTGCCAACCTAGCCTTGTCTATACTGAACCCTATCCATTGGATGTCACGTATTCTGATGTATCCCTCGATCGGGCATTAGTACTGGGCATTTCATGCTGTCACACTTGTTATTTGCAAAGTAACTCATACCCACTATGCTGAGAGTTATATTCAGCTTTCGAACATCGGTTCACCCAGCCACTGTCGATCAATGATGGGTCTTCTAACCGAGCGGAGTATTGC encodes:
- a CDS encoding uncharacterized protein (predicted sugar phosphate isomerase involved in capsule formation); amino-acid sequence: MGHLQQQSPMIPLSSPADPSVPTMIKKDRLARDELSLLSLTPPDVINSALSTTKDGHADASVSTAIHVISTERAALAHLERLYETNALAQESLARAVSQIARSVRSGGKLVCCGVGKSGKIAQKLEATMNSLGIYSAFLHPTEALHGDLGMIRPQDTLLLISFSGRTPELLLLLPHIPSTVPIIAITSHLHPSTCPLLSFQPSDMGILLPAPIHEDEELSIGVCAPTSSTTVALSLGDALAIATARRLHTSPGRGPAEIFKSFHPGGAIGAASNVLTPMSMSTASFPSTTSDDLSSQQQSVASLPQSEDTQRIIDKLVPIDQIPAVSTSTGTIRLLDILLTAIQHPTAKSWVHLSPSEIIPPRHLRSLSQTNYVDMDTSALASLGLPFSVPRDDWLRLPSSTSLDDARRLVSESTAAAGAVIAVMQDENPDACLGFFEAEDLWDGFISTGVVSGV
- a CDS encoding nicotinamide/nicotinic acid mononucleotide adenylyltransferase (nicotinic acid mononucleotide adenylyltransferase), whose translation is MTDITGGHGEDVHQPPAHIPPAPMEDYQFPELRLKRKMDDPEKTPLLLVACGSFSPITYLHLRMFEMAADYVKFSSNFELIGGYLSPVSDAYRKAGLAAAEHRVAMCQLAVEQTSDWLMVDTWEPMQKAYQPTAVVLDHFDHEINTVREGIEAADGTRKHVRIALLAGADLIHTMSTPGVWSEKDLDHILGKYGSFIVERSGTDIDEALAALQPWKDNIHVIQQLIQNDVSSTKIRLFLRREMSVRYLIPVPVIRYIEQHRLYGDDNTTANSTSDKGKGKQEPSKSG